In Bryobacteraceae bacterium, the following proteins share a genomic window:
- a CDS encoding terminase family protein, protein MSELAGGLRHALDPVGWAAAVLGFEPDAVQAEVIGSRKKRILLNCCRQWGKSTTAAARAVHQALFVPESLIMAVSPTLRQTAELLRKMKDILERVGVRPRPDGFNPVSLRLENGSRMVGVPAVESSVRGFSSVDLLIVDEAARVKDDLYLALRPTMAVPRRGRPGTLILMSTPFGQRGFFWDIWSNKDKEIAEKWLRVQVRATECPRISEEFLREELRSLGEHWFKQEYHCVFQEPKWRIFTDDLIQRALTPNLEPLFWQDGEVEPKADANDWLWKGTIEVNKQFSPGGPVIPSRVK, encoded by the coding sequence ATGAGCGAACTGGCGGGGGGACTACGGCATGCGCTCGATCCGGTGGGGTGGGCGGCGGCGGTGCTCGGGTTCGAGCCGGACGCGGTTCAAGCGGAGGTGATCGGGTCGCGCAAGAAGCGCATCCTTCTGAACTGCTGCCGGCAATGGGGGAAGTCGACGACGGCGGCGGCGCGGGCGGTACACCAGGCGCTTTTTGTTCCGGAGTCGCTGATCATGGCGGTGAGTCCGACGCTGCGGCAGACGGCGGAACTGCTGCGGAAGATGAAGGACATCCTGGAGCGGGTGGGGGTGCGGCCGCGGCCGGATGGGTTCAATCCGGTGTCGCTGCGGCTGGAGAACGGGTCACGAATGGTGGGCGTGCCGGCGGTGGAGAGCTCGGTGCGGGGGTTCTCGTCCGTCGACCTGCTGATCGTGGACGAGGCGGCGCGGGTGAAGGACGATCTGTATCTGGCGCTGCGTCCGACGATGGCGGTCCCGCGGCGGGGACGGCCGGGGACGCTGATCCTGATGTCGACGCCGTTCGGGCAGCGCGGATTTTTCTGGGACATATGGAGCAACAAGGACAAAGAGATCGCGGAGAAATGGCTGCGCGTGCAGGTGCGGGCGACCGAGTGCCCGCGGATCAGCGAAGAATTTCTGCGGGAGGAACTGCGTTCGCTCGGGGAGCATTGGTTCAAACAGGAATACCATTGCGTGTTTCAGGAGCCGAAGTGGCGGATCTTTACCGATGATTTGATTCAGCGGGCGCTGACACCGAATCTGGAACCGCTGTTCTGGCAGGACGGCGAGGTGGAGCCGAAGGCCGATGCGAACGACTGGCTTTGGAAAGGGACGATCGAGGTGAACAAGCAGTTCTCACCGGGCGGTCCGGTGATTCCCAGCCGCGTGAAGTAG
- a CDS encoding ADP-ribosylglycohydrolase family protein, which yields MRGCYLLLALSAAAWGADREIPMDTLRDKVEGGWAGQMIGVSFGAPTEFRHLEKIIEGDLPEWKPEMVRGALNQDDLYVDMTFAQVLDAKGLDATTADFGEMLRDARFRLWHANLAARRALKRGVPASKSGTPEFNAHANDIDFQIEADFAGLMAPGMPRAAGELCLRAGRVMNHGDGILGGVFVAAMYSAAFFENDPAKVVEAGLAMLPPASPYARAIADTLAWSRETPGDWRAVWKRLEEKHNGREACPNGALRPFNIDARLNGAYIALGLLHGGGDFEKTLEIATRAGQDSDCNPSSACGVLGVILGYKGIPEKWRSGIPAISSEKFRYTEYTFPTIVESTMRRAAAVAARNGGGERGGTLRVRTQTPRAVNVALWDSYGSPAERVAASSPRWVWKGEWRAERNTRVAAAKGAEASIEFEGAGAILVGPLLPSGGRVAVYLDGKPHRTVDVYPDEDQAKRSEAIWHVFGLRPGKHTVRAVVTGERFGESTGTDVAIEDLVVFR from the coding sequence GTGAGAGGCTGCTACTTATTGCTGGCACTGAGCGCCGCGGCGTGGGGCGCGGACCGTGAGATTCCGATGGATACGCTGCGGGACAAGGTGGAGGGCGGGTGGGCCGGGCAGATGATCGGGGTGAGCTTCGGCGCTCCGACCGAGTTCCGGCACCTCGAAAAAATCATCGAAGGCGACCTGCCGGAGTGGAAGCCGGAGATGGTGAGGGGCGCACTCAACCAGGACGATCTCTACGTGGACATGACCTTCGCGCAGGTGCTGGATGCGAAGGGCCTGGACGCGACGACGGCGGACTTCGGAGAAATGCTGCGCGACGCGCGGTTCCGGCTGTGGCACGCGAACCTGGCGGCGCGGCGGGCGTTGAAGCGCGGGGTACCGGCGAGCAAGTCCGGCACGCCGGAGTTCAACGCGCACGCCAACGATATCGACTTTCAGATCGAGGCGGATTTCGCGGGTTTGATGGCTCCCGGGATGCCGCGGGCGGCGGGCGAGCTTTGTCTCCGCGCGGGACGAGTGATGAATCATGGCGACGGGATTCTGGGCGGGGTGTTCGTGGCGGCGATGTACTCGGCGGCGTTCTTCGAGAACGACCCGGCGAAGGTGGTAGAGGCCGGGTTGGCGATGCTGCCGCCGGCGAGCCCCTACGCGCGGGCGATTGCCGATACGCTCGCGTGGTCGCGCGAGACGCCGGGCGATTGGCGGGCGGTGTGGAAGCGGCTGGAGGAAAAGCACAACGGCCGGGAGGCTTGCCCGAACGGGGCGCTTCGGCCGTTCAATATCGACGCGCGATTGAACGGCGCCTATATCGCGCTTGGGCTGCTGCATGGTGGCGGGGATTTCGAGAAAACGCTCGAGATCGCGACGCGGGCGGGGCAGGATTCCGACTGCAACCCGTCGAGCGCGTGCGGCGTGCTGGGCGTGATCCTCGGCTACAAGGGCATCCCGGAGAAGTGGCGGTCGGGGATACCGGCGATCTCCAGCGAGAAGTTCCGGTATACGGAGTACACGTTTCCCACGATCGTGGAAAGCACGATGCGGCGGGCGGCGGCCGTGGCGGCACGGAACGGCGGCGGCGAACGAGGGGGCACGCTGCGGGTGCGGACGCAGACGCCGCGGGCGGTGAACGTGGCGCTTTGGGATTCCTACGGTTCGCCGGCCGAGCGGGTGGCGGCGAGTTCGCCGCGGTGGGTGTGGAAGGGCGAGTGGCGGGCGGAGCGGAACACGCGGGTGGCGGCGGCGAAGGGAGCGGAAGCCTCGATTGAGTTCGAGGGCGCCGGGGCGATCCTGGTGGGTCCGCTGCTGCCGTCGGGCGGACGCGTGGCGGTGTACCTGGACGGGAAGCCGCACCGGACGGTGGATGTGTATCCAGACGAGGATCAGGCGAAGCGCAGCGAGGCGATCTGGCATGTATTCGGGCTACGGCCGGGGAAGCACACGGTGCGGGCGGTGGTGACGGGCGAACGGTTTGGGGAGTCGACGGGGACGGACGTGGCGATTGAGGACCTGGTGGTGTTCCGGTGA